Below is a window of Gossypium hirsutum isolate 1008001.06 chromosome A12, Gossypium_hirsutum_v2.1, whole genome shotgun sequence DNA.
TTTCATCTTCCCCACCTTGCCCAACAACTGCTTCACTTCAtcgatccaacctccaactcctCCATTTTGGAAAGCTTCATCATCATGTCTCGTGGTTGTAGTTATTGGATCCAGAGGCTGTTAATGGTGGCCTGGTTGTTGAGTTGGAAGAAGTGGCTATCCGATATAGATATTGGGGCGGCGGCGGCAGCACCAAACGTCAAACCGCAAGGCAACATCTCCAAAGTAGAAGACGCTCAAAACTACCATATTTACTATGGTCAGACTTTCAAAGTCATTAAGAATGGCATTGATGGCAAGAGTTATCTTCTCATCCAGGTACCTCCATCatctcttcttttttcctttatttctGATATCcatttctgaaattttaatatatagaGTGATACAAGGATGGCTGGAAGGACAAAATATTGCACACCAAGGATTAAGTCATTTGTCATCCCACTCTCTAACTTTTCAGTCGATACCACCACCAGTTTTCCAGGTATTGCCGCCGTTTAAAAttgggttaaagtgtaaatttcacattatagataaatattgaattttgtCACTATACATTATTTTGAAGGTTAGTATATCATTTGTTATCTAAATTTGGctcaaatatttaatttagtatctaaatttttttgtctcaattttgGTATTCgagtttagttttaatatttgatttagtACCCAAATCAAACAACATAATGTGGTCTAATAAATATTTGATCTgtatgtttttataaaaaaaacataagtacTTAATTAAGACAAAGGAAAAACTCATGTACTAAATTGATCGTTGAAGTCCATTTAGGTATTTGTATGAGATAAAGAAAACTCAAGtatctatttgaaaaaaaaattcaagtgccAAACTGAACATTGAAGTCAAAATTAGGTGCCAAATtaagacaaaaaaatttaaatatcaaatcgaatattaaaatcaaactcaaatactaaaTAGTATATTAACCCTTATTCTGATTgatatttatcattatattttgaaaaaataaataaatttatcactcaacttttatatattttaattttactactaaatttttaaattttattaaatttttctactaactttaattttgtaaattaaaatttaaaactaaatattaattttggtggaaaaagaaaaaatatttctaacaataatttaacttaataaattaagttagaatttttaatgaaaattttgatagttAGAAAGGTAAATGAGTAATTATATTAATGGTATTGTTGTACTATTTATTGTCATCAATTAGTTTTAACATGTATCATTATTAATTTCATTCCCAATATTTATAGCTAACAAATTTTTCTCATGTGCCTTATCTTATGTTCTCGGCTTCCAGTTTCCTTTTTTGAGGTAAGAACCAAAACCAATATAATttgctatatgtgtatacatGGTTGATATATACTTTTTATAcgtaattcaatttttttaaaatatttatttactagaacaatcattattaaaattattgaaataagtatatcatttaattacatttaattgtaataaataattgaattaggCTAATGTTGACGAGATCCTTCTTCATCAACCGACATGCTCCCTCTTCCCTAGATTTGATCATGGATTTCATTATCTATTCAAGCTTAAAGGTTCATTTAAAAAACAAGaggattttaataaaaatataagtctgaaaaataagtttagacaaaaaatAAGGTTTGTTTTCTAAACGAATCAAGCTTTGAGTAGGATTTTTTGACACGAGTTCGGCTTGAATTAGCTTAAACTTTCttttatgctattattgtgctgcCATTTTGCTATtagattgctaatattttgttattattatttgtatattgcataactcttgttttattgttcattttgctactattttagatgcATTTGTTTACTAAGTTACAACTATGTTAGTGTTATATAAGTATAaagtttttttaatgtattttcaatttgtttaatGCTTTTAGTGTacttgatatattatatttttaaatttgtttttatataaaaataatataaaaaaattaatatggacaAGTTGGGTCAAGgtcaaatttaacatttttaatctgAGTTGAATTTAGTATTTGGATAGAATTTTTAAGTTCGGGTttaaaaaataggcctaaaattttacattaatcaAGTCTGAATTCGGCCGGACTCATCTCATGATTAAGTCTATTCTTCCCCCACCCTAAACAAATGAATACAACATTGGCGCCATTGTTATAAAACAACAGTTATATGGAGGGCAAACGTTATTAACAGAGTTTGAATTTTGGTTGCTAAGTGTGAACAAAAGATCTGCTATTCTAAATTTGTATGCACGAGTCCTataaaaaacacaatttatatatgaattgtgttgtctctctttttttttatatattttatattagttttacGGTTTAAGTTTAGATTTTATAGctgcttttttttaaaatattgtatctaaaatttaaaattatatttttcttaaaaatgtaATGTACCTTACCATTATACTTAACACTTATTGAGtcaattatgtaattttaaatatatatattatccacttttataatttatttattggatttattttataaattttgtaattaaataaatatatatagtgGTTGAAAGTGAATATTGAAAACTGTAATGAGAAATAAGGAgaagaaaataattaaagttaGGAATGCAGCTATTGGGAGTAGTGGGAAGCATGAAAGGGATGACATCAAACACGGTGGCCTCTGAATGTGTACTGAAAATGGTTGAAGGAGGAGAAATAAGTTTGATCAACGCAAGTGAGCCTCAACAGCTCGCACCATTTGTCGCACATTTTGTTTCTAACCTTGATCTATATCAAGCTTGCAATTTCGCTAACTTTGCCGCTACTGGAGAGGACTCTCCTTTACAGGttcttttttaaatatcaataattttatatacaaGTTGATATATTCTTGATGAGTATTTTTCTCTATCTTCTTTAAATGGCAaggttgtatatttatatgatatggttattatttattaatgtgaTATTTTAGGTAAGTTTCATACATGCCAACTCGTATTCTACACTAAACTTAATACGTGTTTATACGATGGGGGTTCCCCTATATAGTAACATGTGAACCCATATCGCACGATTCCATGGGCGATCTCGCGTGTGATCTTATGGGAGAGTGTAAATTCCTCTCTTGCAAACACTTAGTGTCATGCGAGCTCAGTGTGTGAACCATCTAGAATCCAACCCGGACTCATTCGGGTTATGGATAGATAATAGTATCGTAACAATTCTCAATGGATCACAAAATATCACtagttaataatattttattttattttatttttaaaattatttattaatttattgatgATGTATTTTAATACGAATTACTATTTgggtattttatattattttttaaaactcaattatgaatttattttaagggtttttttttatctttttacatGCATTTAAAACTACTccacattatttttttataaatttattatatatatattttacttataaTTGATGTGACACAGAGGGCAGAATGGATCAAGTTCTTGGGGGCTTTTGCAAATTTGGAGAAGAGAGCAAATCAAGTCTACAAAGCGGTCAGTATTTATTTTCATCTCATAAAACAAATATGTCATTCTGAAActtttcaatttattattatttttatgggtaaatatttgttttatttatcttaaatatataattttcaactttaaaataaataaaattaatgttgATCAGTCTcattatatattctaattatatttattcctttttatacaatttctaaaattatttatagttcCTCCTAAAcccataaataaaaggataatgtaCTTCAGTGCACTCGAACGTACCCGCGTCTTtttacattgacaataatattcatcCCAATCGAACTAagattcaatcaaaaaaataagtaaaattaataaaaggTGCAtgtaaagtttattttatttacaaattgttatagaatatttttttagtatatgaagataaaaaaaattaatgcaaATTCTTTTACAGAAAATTTTAATGCAAAGTTTATCCAAGGTAgtgaaaatctaaaattttaaggtaaggtaatatataagttttatttgtttaataaataCCGAAgtgttttaaagaaattaaacttattatttatttaatatataaaaatattaataaatggattattatttttcactATGAATATTGACGtgtcttttttattatattttaatattttataagttttaacaTTACTTGTGAACTGATTATACGAAAATGTCTGTAAAGATACAGTAATTAAGGCATAATAATGAATGATATTGTTTTAGATTGACCCTTgctattttaattattgtttcaGGTAAAGGACAACTATTTATGCTTAACTAAAGTTCCAGAGGCCAAGGAAAAAGCATTCAAACCAATAGTGGCATGGATGGAATACCAGAATGTAGGTAGCTGAACCAGTGGCCACACATTCATATGCTTGATTTCATCCCTAAATCCAAGTATACGTAGGGTGAGtaaaattcgatttgattcgagaaaaatttaaattttgagttaatcgaatcaagttatttgaattattcgattcgagttaaattttacgactcgaataatttgaataacaaatTAGTGTAAATACCCATTtggtccctatcaattttgaaaaggAGCAAATTAGTCtttcactcaacaaaaattaaaaaaaattcaaaataatttttaaagttccaaaatttatatttttaaaaattataaaatttaaaaagaatttaaagaatatataaagaaatttaaaatttttctaaaataataatttgggacctaaataagttaattaatgattcaagtttattatactaatttttttggAGGCTTTGAAAAAGTTCACATATATAGGGTTTCAAATTTATTTGCTTtaacatgaaattaattatgatgtaacaatattttaatttgacatgttgaattttttaatttaactctattcaaaaaaaatttcaaatcaaagtaggatgataaaataatacTCGTCAAATCggttaactcaaaattttttcactcgatttgatCGAAAACTCACTTCCACATACATGTATGGTTTTTTTATCAAAAGTTAGAATCTGAAAATAACCGAGTTATTGTAAAATAAATGCAGGGCATATGGTCTTTCACAAAGGAATTATacaagttaaaggtattaaataaattgaaaataattttgttaGTTAGATTATTgtgtaatatttaaatttaatttaaggtGAAAACAGTATGTAGAAGATGCAGGAGGAGAAAATGTGGACGCCTCCATTAACAAGATTACATACAATATCTCCAACCCTGATGATATTGAAGATTTGCATGCTATTCTATGTGTAAGTTATGTTTTTgtttataaatgttttttttttaaaaaatcattaacaactttattaatatttatttcagaCAGTGGATGTTGTAATAGATGAAACATACAGTTGGGATGCAATTGGATACAATACCACTACCTTCCTCCAAAACATAAACATTGAAGATCATTCATGTTTTGGATTTCTTACTAACCAAAGCATCTGGAGATACGATAAGAGAATCTATAAATTAACAACTCTTggtaatgattttttatttatcttttcttttgttatttatttatttatataacaataattatttcactcttttttttacataaaaa
It encodes the following:
- the LOC107935566 gene encoding uncharacterized protein isoform X1 produces the protein MSRGCSYWIQRLLMVAWLLSWKKWLSDIDIGAAAAAPNVKPQGNISKVEDAQNYHIYYGQTFKVIKNGIDGKSYLLIQSDTRMAGRTKYCTPRIKSFVIPLSNFSVDTTTSFPVSFFELLGVVGSMKGMTSNTVASECVLKMVEGGEISLINASEPQQLAPFVAHFVSNLDLYQACNFANFAATGEDSPLQRAEWIKFLGAFANLEKRANQVYKAVKDNYLCLTKVPEAKEKAFKPIVAWMEYQNGIWSFTKELYKLKYVEDAGGENVDASINKITYNISNPDDIEDLHAILCTVDVVIDETYSWDAIGYNTTTFLQNINIEDHSCFGFLTNQSIWRYDKRIYKLTTLDWFDGAVSQPQLVLADLIEILFPTGNYNTTHFRNLAKGEGVVSIEPNMCQRDMSTPLDPTILPCP
- the LOC107935566 gene encoding uncharacterized protein isoform X3, producing MVRLSKSLRMALMARVIFSSRVIQGWLEGQNIAHQGLSHLSSHSLTFQSIPPPVFQLLGVVGSMKGMTSNTVASECVLKMVEGGEISLINASEPQQLAPFVAHFVSNLDLYQACNFANFAATGEDSPLQRAEWIKFLGAFANLEKRANQVYKAVKDNYLCLTKVPEAKEKAFKPIVAWMEYQNGIWSFTKELYKLKYVEDAGGENVDASINKITYNISNPDDIEDLHAILCTVDVVIDETYSWDAIGYNTTTFLQNINIEDHSCFGFLTNQSIWRYDKRIYKLTTLDWFDGAVSQPQLVLADLIEILFPTGNYNTTHFRNLAKGEGVVSIEPNMCQRDMSTPLDPTILPCP
- the LOC107935566 gene encoding uncharacterized protein isoform X2 gives rise to the protein MVRLSKSLRMALMARVIFSSRMAGRTKYCTPRIKSFVIPLSNFSVDTTTSFPVSFFELLGVVGSMKGMTSNTVASECVLKMVEGGEISLINASEPQQLAPFVAHFVSNLDLYQACNFANFAATGEDSPLQRAEWIKFLGAFANLEKRANQVYKAVKDNYLCLTKVPEAKEKAFKPIVAWMEYQNGIWSFTKELYKLKYVEDAGGENVDASINKITYNISNPDDIEDLHAILCTVDVVIDETYSWDAIGYNTTTFLQNINIEDHSCFGFLTNQSIWRYDKRIYKLTTLDWFDGAVSQPQLVLADLIEILFPTGNYNTTHFRNLAKGEGVVSIEPNMCQRDMSTPLDPTILPCP